One segment of Pseudomonas sp. FP2196 DNA contains the following:
- a CDS encoding fimbrial protein — MKRTQLRLCLAMLLLMFSQASWAMLCKSLNDGSYLSEYIGPVSVPDTVPDGTIIWRSKTHVVPAKCFKVHDIHFAEDDPIYFYGNPAGLNATPWGIEFGLVYKGVTAWDGDWSANPTQGVNTGFVSRGCPSATNDAEMLPCSLVSPSIAFQVVIRKRGLLPLQRPSQDTYDVFQFDGLYGLNGGPGNPFGNFRFQLSGLQNIVGTACSVDVTVTPEPGIVDFGIIQKTATGFSPPNPTRPFSLALEKRCSTAINLGATLVTTQQQGDYTLVPTSDSQFGIQVRDSRNQLVPINEPFPLVNFPADVTHIDLPFSASVVSLGDPKVGPFEAIMVVQIIYY; from the coding sequence ATGAAGCGCACGCAGCTCAGGCTTTGTCTGGCGATGCTGTTGCTGATGTTTTCTCAGGCGTCCTGGGCGATGTTGTGTAAATCCTTGAATGACGGCTCTTACCTGAGTGAGTACATCGGTCCGGTGTCGGTGCCCGATACCGTGCCGGACGGTACGATCATCTGGCGCTCGAAAACGCATGTGGTGCCCGCCAAGTGCTTTAAGGTTCACGACATCCATTTTGCCGAAGACGATCCGATTTATTTCTACGGCAACCCGGCCGGATTGAACGCGACGCCCTGGGGTATTGAGTTTGGTCTGGTGTACAAGGGGGTGACAGCCTGGGACGGTGACTGGAGCGCCAACCCAACCCAAGGGGTGAATACCGGTTTTGTTTCACGCGGCTGCCCGTCTGCCACCAATGATGCAGAGATGTTGCCGTGTTCGTTGGTCAGTCCGAGCATCGCGTTTCAGGTGGTCATCCGCAAACGCGGGCTGTTACCGCTGCAGCGGCCCTCACAAGATACGTACGATGTATTCCAGTTCGACGGTTTATATGGACTCAATGGCGGGCCGGGCAACCCGTTCGGCAATTTCCGTTTTCAACTCAGCGGCCTGCAAAACATTGTCGGGACGGCTTGCAGTGTTGATGTGACGGTCACTCCGGAGCCTGGAATCGTCGATTTCGGGATTATCCAGAAAACCGCCACTGGCTTCTCACCGCCCAATCCGACCCGGCCGTTCAGCCTGGCGCTGGAGAAACGATGCAGCACGGCGATCAACCTGGGTGCCACGTTGGTCACCACTCAACAGCAGGGTGATTACACCCTTGTGCCCACCAGTGATAGCCAGTTCGGCATTCAGGTGCGGGACTCACGCAACCAACTGGTGCCGATCAACGAACCTTTTCCTCTGGTCAATTTCCCGGCGGACGTGACTCATATCGACCTGCCGTTCAGTGCTTCGGTCGTATCGTTGGGCGATCCCAAGGTCGGACCTTTCGAAGCGATCATGGTGGTGCAGATCATCTATTACTGA
- a CDS encoding EAL domain-containing protein, whose product MASPRILVLENQGFARSVLVKMLQRLGVHDVVQATDGEHAMVQMHLYGGVDIVLCDLTDRGLDCLEFLRCASQSGMVRAVVLCSELQPELHRALGQMQSLAGLQLLGILRRPIQLRSLHRLLHRFSLARAVPVPSVLRKELPSEDEVRRGLALGEFRAWFQPQIELQTGTAVGFEALARWQHPARGVLLPSEFLAAVLAYDLIDQMFKHLLEQGLSLMGILRRQGFNLTLAFNLHASQLASGELIEHIKRALERHAFKGSTLMFELAENGLLDSAPGIHENLLRLRLLGCGLSVDDFGVGFSSLKLLCQLPFNQIKLDGRFVQRLDRQRNRAMVTCTQGLAQSLDMRLVIEGVSSSRIHEGLLELGCDTGQGYHLARPMTGHDLLQWLEALEGAQ is encoded by the coding sequence ATGGCCTCCCCACGTATTCTGGTGTTGGAAAATCAAGGTTTTGCGCGCAGCGTGCTGGTGAAGATGTTGCAGCGCCTGGGCGTACATGACGTGGTACAAGCCACGGATGGCGAACATGCGATGGTGCAGATGCATCTGTATGGCGGCGTCGACATCGTGCTGTGCGACCTGACCGACCGCGGGCTCGATTGCCTTGAGTTTCTGCGGTGCGCCAGTCAAAGCGGCATGGTGCGCGCGGTGGTGCTGTGCAGCGAATTGCAACCAGAGTTGCATCGTGCGCTGGGGCAAATGCAATCGCTGGCCGGGCTGCAACTGCTCGGGATACTGCGGCGACCCATTCAATTGCGCTCACTGCATCGTCTGCTGCACCGCTTCAGTCTCGCTCGGGCAGTGCCGGTGCCGAGCGTGCTGCGCAAAGAACTGCCCAGTGAAGATGAGGTGCGCCGCGGGCTTGCGTTGGGAGAGTTTCGTGCCTGGTTTCAGCCGCAGATAGAACTCCAGACCGGCACAGCCGTCGGGTTCGAGGCGCTTGCGCGATGGCAGCATCCGGCACGGGGTGTGTTGCTGCCCAGTGAGTTCCTGGCAGCGGTGCTGGCGTATGACTTGATTGATCAAATGTTCAAACACCTGCTGGAGCAGGGCTTGAGCCTGATGGGCATCTTGCGTCGCCAAGGTTTCAACCTGACGCTGGCGTTCAACCTGCATGCCTCGCAACTGGCCAGCGGTGAACTGATCGAGCACATCAAACGGGCACTTGAGCGACATGCCTTCAAGGGCTCGACGCTGATGTTCGAACTGGCGGAAAACGGCTTGCTCGACAGCGCCCCCGGCATCCATGAAAACCTCCTGCGCCTGAGACTGTTGGGCTGCGGTCTGTCGGTCGATGACTTTGGTGTGGGCTTCTCCTCGCTCAAGCTGCTTTGCCAGCTACCGTTCAATCAGATCAAGCTCGATGGACGCTTCGTCCAGCGCCTGGATCGTCAACGCAATCGCGCCATGGTGACCTGCACACAGGGGCTGGCGCAGTCGCTGGACATGAGGCTGGTGATCGAGGGCGTCAGCAGTTCGCGGATTCACGAGGGCTTGCTTGAACTGGGGTGTGACACCGGTCAGGGGTATCACCTGGCCCGGCCGATGACTGGGCACGATTTGCTGCAATGGCTGGAAGCGTTGGAGGGTGCACAGTGA
- a CDS encoding molecular chaperone, with product MQTLSSATTRGLFNRLGLIAGLCVPLLANAAVVPDRTRIVFEESAPSVSVTLSNKNAQLPFVVQSWIENEAGQKVTTPFMVLPPLQRIEPSESSVLRIVKLPELALPKDRESVFYLNVREIPPKTQAVNSMQIALQSKIKLFYRPASVKRERGDDLALGLKLKVDPGTKQLLVDNPTPFHITVVGLLAGEQKTRMPIDTIMIAPYANARFPLTSTAFTSLRVSNMNDFGGQTDTLFNCAANVCTGVKP from the coding sequence ATGCAAACTCTTTCATCGGCCACAACCCGTGGCCTGTTCAATCGTCTGGGCCTCATTGCAGGCCTGTGTGTTCCGTTGTTGGCCAACGCGGCCGTGGTGCCGGATCGAACGCGAATCGTGTTCGAGGAGAGCGCGCCGTCAGTCAGCGTCACGCTGAGCAACAAGAACGCACAGTTGCCTTTTGTCGTGCAGTCGTGGATCGAAAACGAAGCCGGTCAGAAGGTCACGACGCCGTTCATGGTGCTGCCGCCATTGCAGCGCATTGAACCCAGTGAAAGCAGCGTGCTGCGCATCGTGAAACTGCCTGAGCTGGCCTTGCCCAAAGATCGCGAGTCGGTGTTTTACCTCAACGTGCGCGAGATTCCGCCCAAGACCCAGGCCGTCAATTCGATGCAGATCGCCTTGCAGTCGAAGATCAAGCTGTTCTATCGCCCGGCCTCGGTCAAACGCGAACGTGGCGACGATCTGGCACTGGGCCTGAAGCTGAAAGTCGATCCGGGCACTAAACAGCTTTTGGTGGATAACCCGACGCCGTTTCACATCACCGTGGTCGGGTTGCTGGCCGGTGAGCAAAAGACCCGCATGCCGATCGACACGATCATGATCGCGCCCTACGCCAACGCACGCTTTCCATTGACCAGCACGGCGTTCACCTCGCTGCGGGTATCGAACATGAACGACTTCGGTGGGCAGACCGATACGCTGTTCAATTGCGCAGCGAATGTCTGCACGGGCGTCAAGCCATGA
- a CDS encoding response regulator transcription factor: protein MLKAIVVDDHPFIRSSVKMLLKQEQFEVVAEADNGADAVQLAREHAPDLIILDIAMPKLDGLEVISRISALGLSSKVLVLTSQSALFYSMRCMKAGAAGYISKTNDLDELIKAIKAVMDGYTFFPNLATSSVRRSDVDANDLELIQSLSDRELAILQQLSNGLSNKEIGEAMLLSNKTVSTYKTRLIEKLKVKSVVYLADFAKRNNLV from the coding sequence ATGCTTAAAGCGATAGTTGTGGACGATCATCCGTTCATTCGCTCTTCGGTCAAAATGCTGCTCAAGCAGGAACAGTTCGAAGTCGTGGCCGAGGCGGACAACGGCGCCGATGCTGTGCAATTGGCCCGTGAACACGCCCCGGATCTGATTATTCTGGATATCGCCATGCCCAAGCTCGATGGGCTGGAAGTGATTTCGCGCATCAGCGCACTGGGGCTGTCGAGCAAGGTGCTGGTGCTGACCTCGCAATCGGCGCTGTTCTATTCCATGCGCTGCATGAAGGCCGGAGCCGCTGGTTATATCTCCAAGACCAACGACCTCGATGAACTGATCAAAGCCATCAAGGCCGTGATGGACGGCTATACCTTCTTTCCCAATCTGGCCACCAGCTCGGTACGGCGCAGTGATGTCGATGCCAATGATCTGGAGCTCATCCAGAGCCTGTCCGATCGTGAATTAGCGATCCTGCAACAGTTATCCAATGGCCTGAGCAACAAGGAAATCGGTGAAGCGATGTTGCTGAGCAACAAAACCGTCAGCACTTACAAGACCCGCCTGATCGAGAAGCTCAAGGTCAAATCGGTGGTGTACCTCGCCGATTTTGCCAAGCGCAATAACCTTGTCTGA
- a CDS encoding fimbrial protein, with protein MNKFFAVTTAAVAMSLASFANAAPATGNPGTVRFIGEIVSGACGIDANSLDQTVSLGQVPSNRFKATGDRSDPVKFDIVLTDCDTTTQKNARFTFSGVQDPAVPALFATTGLAQNVGIRLQASAGEMLDNGKEQVAPVVLQDGNNTVTFAAMYEATAAAVTTGEADSVANFTVAYN; from the coding sequence ATGAATAAGTTTTTCGCTGTGACTACCGCTGCTGTTGCCATGAGCCTTGCTTCTTTCGCCAATGCTGCGCCTGCAACCGGCAACCCAGGCACCGTGCGTTTTATCGGTGAAATCGTTTCCGGTGCATGCGGTATCGACGCCAACTCCCTTGATCAAACTGTGTCGCTGGGGCAGGTGCCGTCGAACCGTTTCAAGGCTACGGGTGATCGCTCCGACCCGGTCAAGTTCGACATCGTCCTGACCGACTGCGACACCACCACCCAGAAGAACGCCCGCTTTACCTTCAGCGGTGTGCAGGACCCGGCGGTTCCAGCACTGTTCGCTACTACTGGCCTGGCCCAGAACGTCGGCATCCGCTTGCAGGCCAGCGCTGGTGAAATGCTCGATAACGGCAAGGAGCAGGTCGCGCCGGTCGTTCTGCAAGACGGCAACAACACCGTGACCTTCGCGGCGATGTACGAAGCCACCGCTGCTGCCGTGACCACCGGTGAAGCGGACAGCGTTGCCAACTTCACCGTTGCCTACAACTGA
- a CDS encoding fimbria/pilus outer membrane usher protein: MEFNSEFLNIDRKDNISLGQFTHAQYTVPGSYLLDITVNQRYFGNRSIEFKSADDPQESYACLPEELVAMFGLKPDVLKSLPRLSDGQCVDLRGIDNASIKYIKSLGRLSISLPQATFEYDDPNYIPPAAWSEGLDGALLDYRVIANSRQSSGSGDSRSLQSYGTAGLNIDAWRIRADYQARQESGNQSGDINSKAFQLNRLYAYRALPAIRSKLSVGEDYLNSDVFDTFALRGATLSSDDRMLPPSLRGYAPLISGLARTNATVTVSQQGRVLYSTTVTPGAFSIQDLNSSAQGTLDVTVREEDGTEQTFTVTTAAVPFLSREGELRYKVSAGQPRLNGAGGTEPGFIASEIAYGLPRDWTVYGGVLTASDYFSDAIGVGKDLGVFGALSADVTTSRAKLRWSGETVVGNSYRINYSKRFDAIGTDLRFLGYRFSDKTFTNFSQFVGDVDSYSLNSGKQRYSVTLAKHFSWLSTSVSYDHSTYWDAAPSERFGLSLARSFSIGNVKNINANLSAYQTRNTRQNDSQIYLGVSIPLGGNSMLSSNMQRSGAGASSGNVGYSHDDGDGLNYQVYGGIGDNRYVNAYVGKRASRYRANASATTDGSTYRSLTGELDSSLVATRYGVSAHGNGSNGDTRLLVSTDGVPDVAFSGQTRSNRAGYAVMDGLPSFQAYEARINMEKLPLNTEVSNPVQRLALTEGAIGYVNFSTARGHNAYVTLTRADGKPVPFGASVQDKHTNKEVGIVGEAGVTYLLGVKAQAELVAVWDDVNRCALAALPEEDVVTNIAKPVRCL; encoded by the coding sequence GTGGAGTTCAATTCGGAGTTTCTGAATATTGATCGAAAGGACAATATCAGCCTCGGTCAGTTTACCCATGCCCAATACACTGTGCCCGGCAGTTACTTGCTGGATATCACGGTCAATCAGCGTTACTTCGGCAACCGTTCCATTGAATTCAAAAGTGCTGACGATCCGCAGGAAAGTTACGCCTGCCTGCCAGAAGAACTGGTGGCGATGTTCGGCTTGAAACCGGACGTATTGAAGAGCCTGCCACGACTGTCTGACGGCCAGTGCGTTGATTTGCGCGGGATCGACAACGCCAGCATCAAGTACATCAAAAGTCTGGGCCGACTCTCGATCAGTCTGCCGCAGGCGACGTTCGAATATGACGATCCCAATTACATTCCCCCGGCGGCCTGGAGCGAGGGGCTGGACGGCGCATTGCTTGATTACCGGGTGATTGCCAACAGCCGCCAGTCCTCGGGATCCGGTGATTCCCGTTCGTTGCAAAGTTACGGCACGGCCGGGTTGAACATTGACGCCTGGCGGATTCGTGCCGATTACCAGGCCCGGCAAGAGTCCGGTAACCAGAGTGGCGATATCAACAGCAAGGCGTTCCAGTTGAACCGTCTCTATGCCTATCGCGCCTTGCCGGCCATCCGCTCGAAACTGTCGGTGGGCGAAGATTATTTGAACTCCGATGTGTTCGATACGTTTGCCCTGCGTGGTGCCACGCTGAGCAGTGACGACCGCATGCTGCCGCCCAGTTTGCGCGGTTATGCGCCATTGATCAGCGGTTTGGCGCGGACCAACGCGACCGTGACTGTGTCGCAGCAGGGCCGTGTGTTGTATTCGACCACGGTCACGCCAGGCGCATTCAGCATTCAGGATTTGAACAGCAGCGCCCAAGGCACGCTGGATGTCACCGTGCGCGAAGAGGACGGCACCGAGCAGACCTTTACAGTCACCACGGCGGCGGTACCGTTTCTGTCCCGCGAGGGCGAGTTGCGCTACAAGGTTTCGGCCGGGCAGCCGCGGCTCAACGGCGCCGGTGGCACCGAGCCCGGGTTTATCGCTTCAGAGATCGCCTACGGTTTGCCACGGGACTGGACCGTGTATGGCGGCGTACTTACAGCTTCGGATTACTTCTCGGACGCCATCGGTGTCGGTAAGGATCTGGGGGTGTTCGGCGCCTTGTCGGCAGACGTCACCACGTCGCGGGCCAAGCTGCGCTGGAGTGGCGAAACGGTGGTCGGTAACTCGTACCGGATCAACTATTCCAAGCGTTTCGATGCCATTGGCACAGACCTGCGGTTTCTCGGCTATCGCTTTTCCGACAAGACGTTTACCAACTTCTCGCAGTTTGTCGGTGATGTGGATTCCTATTCGCTGAACTCGGGCAAACAGCGTTATTCGGTGACGCTGGCCAAGCATTTTTCCTGGCTGTCGACGAGTGTCTCCTACGACCATTCCACCTATTGGGATGCCGCGCCTTCCGAGCGTTTCGGTCTGTCGCTGGCGCGCAGTTTTTCCATCGGCAACGTCAAGAACATCAACGCCAACCTGTCCGCGTATCAAACCCGCAATACGCGGCAGAACGACTCGCAGATCTATCTCGGGGTTTCCATTCCGCTGGGTGGTAACTCGATGTTGTCGAGCAACATGCAGCGCTCGGGAGCAGGGGCGTCGTCGGGCAACGTCGGTTATAGCCATGACGACGGCGATGGCCTGAATTATCAGGTGTATGGCGGGATCGGGGACAACCGCTACGTCAACGCATATGTCGGCAAGCGCGCATCCCGCTATCGAGCCAACGCGTCTGCTACCACCGATGGCAGCACCTACCGTTCGCTGACCGGCGAGCTCGACAGTTCGCTGGTCGCCACCCGCTATGGCGTGTCGGCGCATGGCAACGGCTCGAATGGCGATACCCGGTTGCTGGTGTCGACCGACGGCGTGCCGGACGTGGCGTTCAGTGGTCAGACCCGTTCCAACCGGGCCGGTTACGCGGTGATGGACGGTTTGCCCTCGTTCCAGGCCTATGAAGCGCGGATCAACATGGAAAAGTTACCGCTCAACACAGAAGTCTCCAACCCGGTGCAGCGTCTGGCGCTGACCGAGGGCGCTATCGGCTATGTCAATTTTTCCACTGCCCGTGGGCATAACGCCTACGTGACGTTGACCCGGGCTGATGGCAAACCGGTGCCTTTCGGTGCGTCGGTGCAGGACAAACACACCAACAAGGAAGTGGGCATCGTCGGTGAAGCCGGGGTGACTTACCTGCTGGGCGTCAAAGCGCAGGCTGAGTTGGTCGCGGTGTGGGACGACGTCAATCGTTGTGCCCTGGCCGCACTGCCTGAAGAAGACGTCGTGACCAACATCGCCAAACCCGTGCGCTGCCTTTAA